DNA sequence from the Paraburkholderia azotifigens genome:
GTTGTTGCTGACACCATTTACCTTCTGGTCTTCCGCCATCAGCTGGCTGACGTTCACGGCATCCGTTGCGGCGTAGCCTGCCGCGACGTTGGTGATGCGGCGTTCGGCACCTTGCGCGCCGATCGACACTTCGCCCGCAGCCGTGGGAGCCGAAATCGAGAAGCCGCCCGGTGCGAAGCCTGCCGAGGACAGCGTCGCCGCGCTCGCCACCGAGTTCGCGCCCAGCGCCACCGAGTTCGACGTGTTCGCAACCGCATTGCCGCCGATCGCAACGGAATCCATGCCCTTCGCCGACGAATCGGCCAGCGTCGAGTTCGCGTGGAAGTACTTGATGCCGCCGCCGTTCGTGATGTTGTTCACCACGTTCGTGACGTTCATCACGTTGTTGTTGATGGCCTTTTCGCCTGCGTCGAGCGCAGTCAGCGCCGCGCCTACGTTGTTGAACGTGTTGCCCGCGACGTTGTACGCGGGTGCGACGATCGCGCCCGTCGTCGGGCTGACCGTCGCGCCGCCGCCGAGCGCCGTCGTCACGCCCGTCAACTGCGATACGTTGACAGCGTCGGTTGCTGCATAGCCCGGTGCGACGTTGATAATCTGGCGTTGCTTCGTGGTGCTGCCGACCGACAGGACATTGGCACGGCCGCCGTCCGCGCTTCCATAGCCAAGCGTGACGCTGTTGGAGCCCGACGCCAAGATGTTCGTGCCGATAGCGAGCGTATTCGGGCCGCCCACCTTGACGTTGTTACCGATGGCAATACCGCCGTCGGCGAGCACCGTCGTGGCGCCGTTACCGATTGCGATTGCGTTGTCGGCCATCGCCGTCACGTTCGTACCGATCGCGACGGAGTTCACCCCGTCCACGGCGACCAGTTGCCCGATACCGACGGAAGACGTGCCGAGCACCTGTGCGTTACCGCCGATCGCGACTGCGTAGTCGGCTGTCGACTGCGAATTCAGGCCGATCGCAAGCGAGTCGGTACCCGACGCCGTCATCATGCCGCCCTTGTCGGTCGGACCCGCCACGAGCATCTGGTCCGGCGTCAGGCTGGAAGTCGTACTGGCGCCCAGCAACTGTGCCGACCGAACCGACGACGTGAGCATCGTCGACTTCGGTTGCGACGACAGTTGTGACGAGTTCAGATTGAGGTTGGCAATGGCTGTCTGGATATCCGAGGTCACCTGGCCGACCGTTGCTGCGTCGGTGGCACTGGTGCCGTCGGCCACATTGACGATCCGGCGCGTCGTGAAGGCGTTGCCGACCGCGAAGGTGTTGGGGTCCGTGGCCTGCGAACCGTAACCGATCGCCACCGAGTTCACGGCGCTGGCGAGCGCGGCGCGCCCAATGGCGACGGCGCCGTTCGCACTTGCGATAGCATTGCCGCCGATGGCCACCGCGTCGTTACCCGACGCCTGCGCCTGGGCTGCCGTGCTGGTGCCGAACTTGATGTACTTCAGGTTCTGAACAATGTTCGACGTGTTGTTATTGATGCTGGCAAGCGCATCGCCGACATTCGCAAACGTCTGGCCATACACGTTGAAGGTCGGCGGTGCAATGGTGCCGTCTGCCTTCACGGAAGCGCCGCCGCCGATTGCCGACGTCACGCCGCCCAGCTGCGCCACGTCGACGGCATCCGTTGCGGCCGTGCCGGCAGCGAGGTTCGTGATCTGGCGTTGCGCCGTCGACGAGCCGACGGAGATGCTGTTGGCGCGATCGGCAACCGAGTTCGAGCCGAGCGCCACGGCGTTGCTTGCGCTCGCGTTTGCGGCGCCGCCGATTGCGACCGATTCCGAGCCTGTTGCCGTCGAGTCAGCCAGCGCCGAAGTGGCGTGGAAGTACTTGAGGCTGGTGGCGCCGCCGCCGCTATTGCCCAGGTTGTTCACGCGCGCGTCGAGGTTCGTCAACGCGCCAGCGACGTTGTTATAGGTTGCGCCGCCGATGTTGTACGCCGGATTCGTGAACGCACCCGTCGCCGGGTTGTACGACGCGCCGCCGCCGAACGCTGCTGCCGTCGATGCGCCTTCCGCGTTGACCTTCCCATCTTCCGACATCAGCTGGCTGACGTTCACGGCGTCCGTTGCCGAGTAGCCTGCTGCGACGTTCGTGATGCGGCGCTCGGCGCCTGCCTTGCCGATGGACAGTTCGCCCGCTGCCGTCGCTGCGGAGAGTGCCGTGCTGCCGGGGTTGTAGCCGCTCGTGCTCAGCGTCGCGGAATTCGCGATGGAGTTGGTGCCCAGCGCGACGGAATTCGGCGTGGATGCCGTGGCTGCGCCACCGATGGCGACGGAGTCCGTACCCGCGGCCGTCGAATCGGCCAGTGCGCTATTCGCGTGGAAGTACTTGAGGCTGGCTGTCGTGCCGAGGTTATTGACAACGTTGCTCAGGTTGTTGACGCGCACGTCTTCGGCCATCAGCTGGCTGACGTTGACGGCGTCTGTGCCGTTCAGGCCGGCGGCCATGTTGGTAACGCGACGTTCGCTGCCGACATTGCCAAGGGAGACTTCCCCGCCTGCAGCCGTTGCGGCGGAAATAGCAGCACCGGCCGGCTGGAAGCCGGTGGACGACAGCGTCGTAGAGTTCGCAACGGAGAATGCGCCAAGTGCTACCGATCTAGACGTAGTTGCCGACGCCGACTCACCCAAGGCGATGGAATAAATGCCGGACGAGCCTGCCAGTTGCCCTACCGCGCTTGATCCGGTCGCGGATGCGCGCGCCCCCTGCCCCACCGCGGTTGCATAGTCAGCGCTCGCGACAGCTGAATCACCGAACGCTGCCGCAGAGAAACCCGACGCCCAACTCTGATTCCCAATCGCGGTTGACCAGTTACCATTCGCCTGGGAAAATGCCCCGAGCGCCGTCGACCAGGAGCCCGTAGCGCTTGAGGCGTAACCCAATGACGATGCAACGTATCCCGGCGCATATCCCCCGTCGACCGCACCGGCGTGCGCAAACGAAGACGCCAGACCCGCACCCGCCGCCAACAGAACTACCGCTCCCTTGGCGCTCCTTTTTCCCTTTCCCTTCGCATTCTCCTGCACAGCGACCCAACATCCGGTCGACTCATTCCAAACTGATCGATATGTCTTATTCATTCGTTATCCTATTTACTCTGACGACAACACTACACAACACGAATCAAGTGACTTCGCAGTGTTATGCCTTGAAAACCTGCCAAGGCGCGTGTGCGCACGTGCTCAACATCCCGGCTGGTGCCACCCCGTCCGTTAGCCGCTGACGCAATGAAAGTCCGCGCGCGTTAAGCCTGCGCGCGGAGAACGATATGAGAACGTGTAATACCGAGTAATCGGACAAATCCTAAGACCATTGATACCTTCAGTGCTTTCGAAATTCCCCTACAATCTCCGACGATATTTTAATTAGCATTTCTACATTAAATGGATAAAAGAACAGCGATTCAACACATTGTGGATTTCCCGAGAAAAGAAAAACAGTTCACCTGCTACGAAGCGACGATACCAAACACCTCTCGTGCGTCGAGCCACCGCGCATCCCATTCGCGCGCGAGCGCAGCACACCGCCCAATGCTGAGACGCTCCTGCTCGAAGTCGACGAACATCACCTGGTCCGCTGCTGCGGGCCGCGACGGCGCGTCGGAACTGCGTCCATCCGACAACACCCATAACCAACGCTGCTGAGCCCGCTTACCTTGCGCAGCCTTCACAAGCAAATCGCCGGCCGTATCGATACCCGATTGAAAAGGCGTCCCGCCCCCACCGCCCACAGGCGCAATCCACCGCTCATTCCACCAGCGCGGCACAGCAGGACCGAACCGTACATCCGCGCGATTGCCGCCGAAGCAGACCAGCGCCACTTCACAGCGCGCCGCGCGCGCCCGGTCAAACAGCGCGAGCAGAATCCCTTTGGCCAGCGCGAGGCGCTCGCCAACCATCATCGACGCCGAGCAATCGAGCAAGAAACAATGCAGCACTCCGCCGCGCGCCTCTTCGTGAATGAAGCGCAAATGTTCGTCGCGCAAAGGCTCGCTTTGCTTGGCAGCAAGCGTGCGCGGCCACGCAATGCGCGTTGCCTGGATGCCTTGAACGGAAGCGAGACCCGCGCCTTGCCGCCATCGAAAACCGCTGCGCATTGCACGCGCGGCTGCGCCCTTTCGATGGCTCAGTGTTTTTTGCGGGCAGCGGAATGACCTGCTTGACGCGCGTGATGCCCGCCGGTTCGGGCGGGAGATAGCCGTAGTCGCTATCCATTGAACTACCGGCCTGATCGGCCGAAGGTTGCTGCGCATCACCTGGCCTCGAGGCCTCTTGCGGCCGCTCAGCATCCTCGTGCAAACGCCGCCGATGCAGCAACACCGATTCCGCGACACGATCGACATGCCCGAGCGTCACCGCATCGGCCCGTTCGAACGCGGCCAGCGCGCGCGCCGCGCGCAGCATCACGAGATCCGCACGCAATCCGTCGACGCCCGCCGCGATGCACAGCGCGCTGACATGCGCATGCACCGTGTCGTCGAACGATAGACGCGTCAACGCGACACGCGCCTCACGAATGCGTTCGACATAAGTCGCCTGCTGCACCGCATGCAACGTTCGAAATGCAGCAGCATCGAGATCGAACGCGAGCCGCGCCTTGACGATCGCTTGCCGAGTCTGCGGCTCGAAGCAATTCTCCAGTTCTACCATCAAGCCGAAGCGATCCGTCAACTGAGGCCGCAGTTCCCCCTCTTCGGGATTCATCGTGCCGATCAGCACGAAGCGCGCATCGTGCGAGTGCGAGACCCCATCGCGTTCAACGGTGTTCACGCCGCTTGCCGCAGCATCGAGCAGCACATCGACGAGCCCATCGGGCAACAGGTTGACTTCGTCGACGTACAGCACGCCGCCATGCGCCTTCGCCAGAAGCCCCGGCGCAAAGCGCACCGACGCATCGCGCAGTGCCGACTCGATATCGAGCGTGCCGATCAGCCGGTCTTCGCTCGCGCCGAGCGGCAGCGTCACGAACCGGCCTTCAGGCAAAAGCTCGGCGAGCGCGCGCGCCGCCGTCGATTTCGCCGTGCCGCGCGGCCCGCTCACGAGCACGCCGCCGATACCGGGATCGACAGCCGCCAGCAACAGCGCCTGCTGCAACGGCGCCTGGCCGATCAAGGCTGAAAAGGGAAACACCGCACGCGGCGCATGGGTTTCGCTCATGAGCGTGATCCTTCGATGTGCTGTTCGCTATCCAGCAGATGCTGTTCGACTTGCGCGCGATAGTCGCCGGGTTGTTGCCATAGCCCGCGCTGCATCGCTTCTAGCAGCCGCTCGCAGACGCCGTGCAACGCATGCGGATTGTGCCGCTGCATGAACTCGCGCGTGTCGGCATCGTTCAGATAGGCATCGGCGACGAGCGCATATTGATGATCGGACACGACGCGCGCCGTCGCGTCATAGCCGTAAAGGTAATCGACCGTCGCGGCGATTTCCGCCGCACCTTTATAGCCATGACGCTTCACGCCATCCAGCCACTTCGGATTCACGACGCGCGAACGGATCACGCGCGCAATCTCTTCATGCAGCGCACGCACGCGCGGCGCGTCGGGATTGCTGTGATCCGCGTGATACACATGCGGCTGATTGCCCGCGAGATGCCGCACGGCCGCCGTCATGCCGCCTTGAAACTGGTAGTAATCGTTCGAATCGAGAATGTCGTGCTCGCGGTTGTCCTGATTCTGCAGCACGACATCCATCGCGGCGAGCCGCGTGCCGAACGCGTGGCGCGCT
Encoded proteins:
- a CDS encoding vWA domain-containing protein, with the protein product MRSGFRWRQGAGLASVQGIQATRIAWPRTLAAKQSEPLRDEHLRFIHEEARGGVLHCFLLDCSASMMVGERLALAKGILLALFDRARAARCEVALVCFGGNRADVRFGPAVPRWWNERWIAPVGGGGGTPFQSGIDTAGDLLVKAAQGKRAQQRWLWVLSDGRSSDAPSRPAAADQVMFVDFEQERLSIGRCAALAREWDARWLDAREVFGIVAS